The genomic segment GGCCGGGCCAGGGCAGGGCGGGCCGGCCAGGGCAGGGCCGGACGGGCCGGGGCCAGGCGGGCCGGACGGGACGGGCAGGGCCGGAGCCCGGGCCGGGCGGGCTGGGCCCGGCAGGACGGACGGGCTGGAGCCGGCGGGGCCGGGGCCGGGCGAGCCGGCGGGGCCGGCGGCCGGGACGCGGTGGCTCGGCTTGGCGCAGCGGCGGGGCGGCAGCTCAGCTGTCGAAGCCGACCCCGAAGCGGTCGAGCAGGCGGAGCCAAGCCCCGCGCCGGCCGCCGTTGGCGTCGGCTCGGATCATCTGCTGCCGGGTGAGCGCCACCACAGGCCACCGCACCGGCTCCGGCGGGAACGGAATGCCCCGGCGCCGCACCATGGACAGCCCGGTCAGTTCGGTGGACCGCCCGCTCAGCAGGTCGAGAGCCACCCGCGCCCCGAAGCGGGAGGACGCCACGCCCAGCCCGGTGTAACCGACCGCGTACGCCACCCGCCCGCCGTGGGCCGTGCCGAAGATCGGCGTGAACCGGCTCGTCGAGTCGATCACCCCACCCCACCGGTGGGTGAAGCGCAGCCCTTCGAGCTGCGGGAACGTCTCGAAGAAGTGCCGCGCGAGCAGTTCGTGGGTGGCGGCGCGCTGCTCGTAGGCGGACCGCACCCGCCCGCCGAAGTGGTAGATGGCGTCGTACCCGCCCCACAGGATCCGCCCGTCCGCGGTGGGCCGGTAGTAGTGGAACTGGTTCCCGTTGTCCGTCAGCCCTTGCCGCTCGGCCCACCCGACGGCCGCCCACTGCCCGGCGCTGAGCGGCTCGGTCACCAGCACGTGGTCGTAGACCGGCAACACGTACGGCCGCACCCGCCGCAGTGGCGACGGGTAGGCGTTGGTCGCGATGAGCACCTTCTCGGCCCGCACCCGGACCCCGGCCGCGGTGACCTCGATAGCCGACTTGTCAGCGCGCAGTCCGGTGACCGGCGACCGGTCGTGCCGGCGGGCGCCGAGCGAGTCCGCCAGACGGGCCAGGCCGTATGTCAGCGCGGCCGGGTCGACCAGGCCGCCCGATTCGTGGATCCGCAGCCCGCCCAGGTAGGTAGGCGAGTGCACGTCCGCTCGTGCCTCCTCCGCCGACAGCAGCGTGACCCGGTCCCCCGCCGCCGAGTACAGCGCGGCCAGCGCGGCCAGTTCCCCCACGTGGTGCGGCGCGGTCGCCATCGTCGTCTTGCCCACGAGCCGCAGGTCCGCGTCGATGCCCGCACCGGTCAGGGTGGAGACGATCTCGGCCACGTTGCGCCGGCC from the Paractinoplanes abujensis genome contains:
- a CDS encoding NAD(P)/FAD-dependent oxidoreductase; translated protein: MIKNSLADTEPAVFWTSRGGAPEPLPPVRDGDSADLVIVGGGFTGLWAAVQALQDDPGADVLILEAAQVGYGASGRNGGFVSESLTHGIGHGQARWPGEQQRLIELGRRNVAEIVSTLTGAGIDADLRLVGKTTMATAPHHVGELAALAALYSAAGDRVTLLSAEEARADVHSPTYLGGLRIHESGGLVDPAALTYGLARLADSLGARRHDRSPVTGLRADKSAIEVTAAGVRVRAEKVLIATNAYPSPLRRVRPYVLPVYDHVLVTEPLSAGQWAAVGWAERQGLTDNGNQFHYYRPTADGRILWGGYDAIYHFGGRVRSAYEQRAATHELLARHFFETFPQLEGLRFTHRWGGVIDSTSRFTPIFGTAHGGRVAYAVGYTGLGVASSRFGARVALDLLSGRSTELTGLSMVRRRGIPFPPEPVRWPVVALTRQQMIRADANGGRRGAWLRLLDRFGVGFDS